From a single Vibrio sp. BS-M-Sm-2 genomic region:
- a CDS encoding M28 family metallopeptidase has protein sequence MAIQKSMLALAVLGGSLALIHSTSAYASLGITPPANEEVWITTDADAQHIMTQHGATVYPSVTGNKHSIVAKINQKELAKLSSHMHEETHRCGGYMVHEDKASALKAAAMPLTMSSFEKPVISHQDTVNDLLAQVEPNNMVTTIENLTNFTNRFYTTSTGVAASDWLLERWETEIKDVPYASARQITHAEYPQKSVEVTLLGAKYPEEIVVVGGHLDSTVGSWTSEGTISPGADDDASGIATVTESLRLMIASGIQPDKTIKFYGYAAEEVGLRGSQDVANALRDKQANVVSVLQLDMTNYNGSAHDITFITDYTDSNLTAYLSELIDTYASEISYGFDDCGYACSDHASWHNVGYPAAMPFESMFNDYNPSIHTEHDTLENSDPTATHATKFAKLAIAYLVETSLDSPVAGPTELQYDVPVEGLSAGYGEEQFFTVTTEYSGQLTVTMTGPRSGDADLYVKHNGTVSKASYDCRPYQNSSNEQCVLNKPAGEFSIMVRGYRNFNDVTIVANFVPDWL, from the coding sequence ATGGCTATTCAAAAAAGCATGCTAGCTTTGGCTGTACTAGGAGGTTCTTTAGCCTTAATCCATAGTACTTCGGCTTACGCATCCCTGGGCATCACACCACCAGCGAACGAAGAGGTTTGGATCACCACCGATGCTGACGCACAGCATATAATGACTCAGCATGGCGCAACGGTTTACCCAAGCGTGACGGGAAACAAGCATTCCATCGTCGCGAAAATCAACCAGAAAGAGCTCGCGAAACTATCCAGCCACATGCACGAAGAGACTCACCGTTGTGGTGGCTACATGGTGCACGAAGACAAAGCTAGCGCACTCAAAGCTGCAGCGATGCCACTGACAATGAGCAGCTTCGAAAAGCCGGTGATCAGCCATCAAGACACAGTGAACGACCTACTCGCACAGGTCGAACCGAACAACATGGTCACAACCATTGAGAATCTAACCAACTTCACCAACCGTTTTTATACTACTTCTACTGGTGTCGCTGCTTCAGATTGGCTTTTAGAGCGTTGGGAAACCGAGATTAAAGATGTGCCGTATGCGTCTGCACGCCAAATCACGCATGCCGAATATCCGCAGAAATCCGTTGAAGTGACACTGCTTGGCGCTAAATATCCTGAAGAGATCGTCGTTGTTGGCGGACACCTTGATTCGACCGTTGGATCTTGGACAAGCGAAGGCACCATCTCACCGGGAGCCGATGATGATGCGTCTGGCATTGCAACGGTAACAGAGTCGCTTCGCCTGATGATCGCCAGCGGTATTCAGCCAGACAAAACTATCAAATTCTACGGCTATGCTGCGGAAGAAGTGGGGCTGCGCGGTTCACAAGATGTCGCCAATGCATTAAGGGATAAGCAAGCTAACGTTGTGTCAGTACTGCAATTAGACATGACCAACTACAACGGTTCAGCGCACGATATCACCTTCATCACAGACTATACCGACAGTAACTTAACCGCCTACTTGAGCGAGCTGATCGACACTTACGCTAGTGAGATCAGTTACGGTTTCGATGATTGTGGCTATGCCTGTTCTGACCACGCCTCTTGGCACAATGTTGGCTACCCAGCTGCCATGCCATTCGAGAGCATGTTTAACGACTACAATCCAAGTATTCATACAGAGCACGACACGCTTGAGAACTCCGATCCAACCGCGACACATGCGACCAAGTTCGCCAAACTGGCCATTGCTTACCTTGTCGAAACCAGCCTTGATTCGCCCGTTGCAGGGCCAACAGAGCTTCAATATGACGTCCCTGTAGAAGGGCTATCCGCTGGTTACGGTGAAGAGCAATTCTTTACCGTAACAACAGAGTACTCTGGTCAGTTAACCGTAACCATGACAGGCCCTCGTAGTGGCGATGCCGACCTTTACGTGAAACATAATGGTACCGTATCGAAAGCAAGCTACGATTGCCGCCCATACCAGAACAGCAGCAACGAACAATGTGTATTGAACAAACCTGCGGGTGAATTCAGTATCATGGTGCGCGGCTACCGTAACTTTAACGATGTCACCATCGTCGCTAACTTTGTGCCGGATTGGCTGTAA
- a CDS encoding M4 family metallopeptidase, with translation MKMKKRLVAVAIASAMSLSVHASESVNIDQPINFTSFSGLNTQLGVSNASSFKMVKEVNLKKRGIYKVKIQQNIWGTPVWGHYLNATQSVQGGALKSVQGSYLKTTTLERSFVKPSINSAQAIELASKDLKTQGLTSKSLDNVQHELFIYQGTSNQGADKQGIGKQGADKTRLVYVISYLVEGSEQPTRPFTMLDAHTGEVIDRWEGIAHAQIGTGPGGNEKTGMYEYGTDYHYLDVQEVGTECVMESENVVTVDLNGATDGDTTYSYECPRNEHKAVNGAFSPLNDAHYFGNIVFDMYKNWFDTAPLSFKLMMRVHYDNNYENAFWDGRAMTFGDGESFFYPLVSLDVSAHEVSHGFTEQNSGLIYANQSGGMNEAFSDMAGEAAEYYMKGTNDWMVGRNIFKGEGALRYMDDPSRDGSSINNASEYYDGLNVHYSSGVFNKAFYHLATTQGWDTKKAFELFVLANQIYWSENSDFWQGACGVKNSATDLGYSADDVVSAFNLVGVSPCGEPPLPPEPEYQRLENGVEAAVAGETGSKTYFDIEVPEGQDKLTIDLAVSTGDPDMYVGLDYAPSPQDNICKSESVTDEVCVIENPTSGRYTVNILGYSDYAGANLKASYESGNANVPPISSFEHTVVGKEVELRSTSSDSDGQIVSYQWNLGDGNTQTGEVTSYTYAEAGDYVVTLTVTDDAGVATSTSKSITIEGDSAEGFPLKLKFGNKNPNGKARVKLAWDYDTNDYFVIKRNGKNVGATDFNSYVDKFRHNGTVDVEYQVCTSSDICSETKHYRFIKAQ, from the coding sequence ATGAAAATGAAAAAGCGTTTAGTTGCCGTTGCTATAGCGAGTGCTATGTCTTTATCAGTGCATGCAAGTGAATCCGTTAACATCGATCAACCGATCAACTTTACTAGCTTTTCTGGGTTGAACACTCAGTTAGGTGTCAGTAACGCCTCTAGCTTTAAGATGGTGAAGGAAGTTAACCTCAAAAAGCGTGGTATCTACAAAGTTAAGATCCAGCAGAACATCTGGGGAACACCCGTTTGGGGGCATTACCTAAACGCCACTCAAAGTGTACAAGGTGGCGCACTTAAATCCGTTCAAGGCAGTTACCTCAAAACAACAACCCTTGAGCGTTCTTTTGTTAAGCCATCCATCAACAGCGCTCAAGCGATTGAACTGGCGAGTAAAGATCTTAAGACTCAAGGCTTAACCAGCAAATCTCTAGACAACGTACAACATGAGCTGTTTATTTATCAGGGCACCTCTAACCAAGGAGCCGATAAACAAGGCATTGGCAAACAAGGTGCAGATAAAACACGCCTAGTCTACGTTATCTCTTATCTCGTTGAAGGCAGTGAACAGCCGACCCGACCGTTCACCATGCTAGACGCGCACACAGGCGAAGTCATCGACCGCTGGGAAGGTATTGCCCACGCTCAGATCGGTACAGGCCCTGGCGGTAACGAAAAAACAGGCATGTACGAATACGGCACCGACTACCACTACCTTGATGTTCAAGAAGTGGGCACAGAGTGTGTGATGGAATCGGAAAACGTGGTCACGGTTGACCTGAATGGTGCAACAGACGGCGACACCACTTACAGCTATGAATGTCCTCGCAACGAACACAAAGCCGTGAATGGCGCATTCTCACCACTCAACGATGCCCACTACTTCGGTAACATCGTGTTCGACATGTATAAAAATTGGTTCGACACAGCACCACTCTCCTTCAAACTCATGATGCGTGTCCACTACGATAACAACTACGAGAATGCATTTTGGGACGGCAGAGCCATGACCTTTGGTGATGGTGAAAGCTTCTTCTACCCACTTGTAAGCCTGGATGTATCAGCGCACGAAGTAAGCCACGGTTTCACAGAGCAAAACTCAGGTTTGATCTACGCAAACCAATCGGGCGGCATGAACGAGGCTTTCTCTGACATGGCTGGTGAAGCGGCTGAATACTACATGAAGGGCACCAACGACTGGATGGTAGGACGCAATATCTTCAAAGGCGAAGGCGCTCTACGTTACATGGACGATCCATCACGCGATGGCTCTTCAATCAACAACGCATCTGAATACTACGATGGCTTGAACGTGCACTACAGCTCGGGTGTATTCAACAAAGCGTTCTACCACCTAGCAACCACGCAAGGTTGGGACACCAAGAAAGCGTTCGAACTGTTCGTGCTAGCCAACCAAATCTACTGGTCTGAAAACAGTGATTTCTGGCAGGGCGCTTGTGGCGTGAAGAACTCAGCAACCGACCTTGGTTACAGTGCCGATGACGTTGTTTCTGCGTTCAACTTAGTGGGCGTATCACCTTGTGGCGAGCCACCACTTCCGCCAGAACCGGAATACCAACGTCTTGAAAATGGTGTTGAAGCTGCAGTTGCTGGTGAAACAGGCTCAAAAACTTACTTCGATATCGAAGTACCAGAAGGCCAAGACAAGCTGACGATTGATCTTGCTGTTTCTACGGGTGACCCAGATATGTATGTCGGCCTAGATTACGCACCAAGCCCTCAAGACAACATCTGTAAGAGTGAAAGCGTGACTGACGAAGTGTGTGTGATTGAGAACCCAACCTCAGGTCGCTACACAGTGAACATTCTAGGCTACTCAGATTACGCAGGTGCAAACCTAAAAGCATCGTACGAATCAGGCAACGCTAACGTACCGCCAATTTCTTCTTTCGAGCATACGGTTGTAGGCAAAGAAGTAGAGCTGCGCAGCACAAGTTCGGATAGCGATGGCCAAATCGTTTCTTACCAATGGAACCTAGGCGATGGCAATACGCAAACAGGTGAAGTGACTAGTTATACCTATGCTGAAGCTGGCGACTACGTGGTTACCCTAACCGTGACTGACGATGCAGGTGTTGCGACATCAACAAGCAAGTCGATCACGATTGAAGGTGATTCAGCGGAAGGCTTCCCACTAAAACTGAAGTTTGGTAACAAAAACCCGAACGGCAAGGCACGCGTTAAGCTGGCATGGGATTACGACACCAACGACTACTTCGTGATTAAGCGTAACGGCAAGAATGTTGGTGCGACAGACTTCAACTCATACGTCGACAAGTTCCGTCACAACGGCACAGTAGATGTGGAGTACCAAGTATGTACCTCAAGCGATATCTGTTCAGAAACCAAGCACTACCGTTTCATTAAAGCACAGTAA
- a CDS encoding cell wall metabolism sensor histidine kinase WalK yields the protein MRRIYLESLLGLLICFISGIVAYEICVYQLNTDYEYVLQDYEATAHQQLIENIAKNQGLEAAHQAINQFVETTRNKLVTFSPEDEIPGPVSKFFSTNPSTFIFHDEERDLWFRLANSDNTYHYLPNSEAFVRQKIELEDDLIWLFFLASFILYGLCHVLIIFRRVKKLESATLSFAEGDLSSRAETSSGIAIGSLNKSFNLMADRIHRLIESNRSLTNAVAHELRTPIFRIQWQAEMLKDTLLNEEQESTIESIVEDTEEMEKMVDELLYYAKLDSCDLENLQQPLEIRDLLDHAMARWNKDTELDINLSLPEQPYEILADEILLNRALDNLVRNAMKFARSQVLIEASAHQEQLQIAVHDDGDGVAQEHQARLFEPFYVGDKARNKAKSGHGLGLSIVDKICAQHGATVEVGQSQTLNGAVFTITIQLCNDSDDKPIQ from the coding sequence ATGCGACGTATCTATTTGGAGTCCCTACTAGGGCTATTGATTTGTTTTATTAGCGGTATTGTCGCCTACGAAATTTGTGTTTATCAACTCAATACCGACTACGAATATGTACTGCAAGATTATGAAGCAACAGCCCACCAACAACTGATAGAAAACATCGCCAAGAATCAAGGCCTTGAAGCGGCTCATCAAGCGATAAACCAGTTTGTAGAGACCACTCGAAATAAACTGGTTACGTTCAGCCCTGAAGATGAAATTCCAGGCCCCGTTTCTAAGTTTTTCAGTACCAACCCAAGTACCTTTATCTTTCATGATGAAGAGCGGGATCTTTGGTTTCGCTTAGCAAACAGTGATAACACCTATCACTACCTGCCCAACAGTGAAGCATTCGTTAGGCAAAAAATCGAGTTAGAAGATGACCTCATTTGGTTGTTCTTTTTAGCGAGCTTTATCTTATATGGTTTATGCCATGTACTGATCATCTTCCGCCGAGTAAAAAAACTGGAATCAGCCACTCTGAGTTTTGCAGAAGGGGATCTCTCCTCGCGAGCTGAGACTTCAAGTGGCATTGCGATCGGTTCACTGAACAAATCCTTCAACCTAATGGCCGACCGAATTCATCGCTTAATTGAAAGCAATCGCTCACTCACTAATGCTGTCGCTCATGAACTGCGCACGCCAATATTTCGTATTCAGTGGCAAGCTGAAATGTTGAAAGACACCCTGCTAAACGAAGAGCAAGAAAGTACGATTGAGAGTATTGTCGAAGACACTGAAGAGATGGAAAAGATGGTTGATGAGCTATTGTATTACGCCAAACTTGACAGCTGTGACCTAGAAAACTTGCAACAACCATTAGAGATAAGAGACCTTCTCGACCACGCAATGGCGCGCTGGAACAAAGATACAGAGCTCGACATAAACCTATCACTGCCAGAGCAACCTTATGAAATTCTTGCGGATGAAATACTGCTGAACCGCGCCCTAGATAACCTCGTCCGTAACGCCATGAAATTCGCACGCTCTCAAGTGTTGATTGAAGCCAGCGCGCATCAAGAACAACTACAGATTGCAGTACATGATGATGGTGATGGTGTGGCTCAAGAACATCAAGCGCGCCTATTTGAACCCTTTTACGTTGGCGACAAAGCGCGCAATAAAGCTAAGAGCGGCCATGGTTTAGGGCTCTCTATCGTCGATAAGATCTGCGCTCAACACGGCGCTACCGTGGAAGTAGGTCAAAGCCAAACCTTAAATGGTGCAGTATTCACTATAACCATTCAGCTATGTAATGATTCAGATGACAAACCCATACAGTAA
- a CDS encoding response regulator: MTKPKMIIVEDDLKLQKMLQDYFVTQDFDVSTLDDGGDAAHTILSEQPDIVLLDLMLPVSDGLTICRQTRTHYKGKILMLTASDDDFDHVAGLETGADDYVTKPIKPRVLLARVRSLLRRQDTNTASADGSDNLQFDKLVLKNTYKKCELSGEVLSLTDSEFDLLWLLASNPDTPLSRDYLTKTLRGIEYDGIDRTIDNKVVRLRKILGDDHAPAEKIQTIRGKGYLFVSTAWH; this comes from the coding sequence ATGACAAAACCTAAAATGATCATCGTGGAAGACGATTTAAAACTTCAGAAAATGTTGCAGGATTACTTTGTCACGCAAGATTTTGATGTCTCCACGTTAGATGATGGCGGTGATGCCGCACATACTATCCTATCTGAGCAACCTGATATCGTACTCTTAGATCTAATGCTTCCTGTAAGTGACGGACTTACAATCTGCCGACAGACGCGTACACACTACAAAGGTAAAATCCTGATGCTCACCGCTAGTGATGACGACTTCGATCATGTCGCTGGTCTAGAGACAGGGGCTGATGACTATGTCACCAAGCCAATCAAACCAAGAGTTCTGCTGGCAAGAGTTCGTTCACTATTACGTCGCCAAGATACCAATACTGCTTCAGCCGACGGTTCAGACAACCTACAGTTTGATAAACTGGTCCTGAAAAACACCTATAAGAAATGCGAACTTTCGGGTGAGGTTTTGTCACTCACAGACAGTGAGTTTGACCTACTTTGGTTATTGGCAAGCAACCCCGATACTCCACTATCACGTGACTACTTGACGAAAACGCTGCGTGGTATTGAGTACGACGGAATCGACCGAACAATTGATAACAAGGTGGTACGTCTAAGAAAAATATTGGGCGACGACCATGCGCCAGCAGAGAAAATTCAGACGATTCGCGGAAAAGGCTACTTATTTGTTTCCACCGCCTGGCATTAA
- a CDS encoding alpha/beta hydrolase, translated as MNDYRKALLALPLIFLAGCNSSSSKADTKAQTKPKADYVFSSAKLGELYQERQELQEAMKLTYDGVQYEKIQFAEDISDKQKVVRLVDSLGQSVDLYFPDAGVDDCAIYSEGNFFDSFDCGTALRSISNDTTLIQTTTGNRKLAVELEYQNELSQYVTSLGSTVLSNTKTGNKVTITTSFAFNAFYRDVLNETGAVDRIRSTLGASTYSQLFDIVKLYQGSEMTLKFTNHIGGSADDDINMYTGRVINNNHMTTVVTPTGSVFSGGTDLFAAGNPRVLQRADTTKAIELNKQIGVHSWAEGDKTAKEFPYTNESHRKQATYFKKVMGDKGIDFYIFTLDSAPASGEHWVTKADSDRYGFITRIE; from the coding sequence ATGAACGACTATCGAAAGGCATTACTGGCGTTACCTTTGATTTTTTTAGCTGGCTGTAATTCAAGCTCAAGCAAGGCTGACACCAAGGCGCAAACGAAGCCTAAAGCTGATTACGTATTTTCATCGGCTAAGCTTGGTGAGTTGTATCAAGAGCGACAAGAGCTCCAAGAAGCAATGAAGCTTACTTATGATGGTGTTCAGTATGAAAAAATTCAGTTTGCTGAAGATATTAGTGATAAGCAAAAAGTAGTTAGGCTTGTAGATAGCTTAGGCCAAAGCGTTGACCTGTACTTTCCAGATGCAGGAGTCGATGACTGTGCAATTTACAGCGAGGGTAATTTTTTTGATTCATTTGATTGTGGTACGGCTCTACGTTCAATTAGTAATGATACAACGTTAATCCAAACGACAACGGGCAATAGAAAGCTTGCAGTTGAGCTTGAATACCAAAACGAGCTGTCGCAATACGTGACTAGTCTCGGGTCTACGGTTTTGAGTAACACCAAAACTGGCAACAAGGTAACCATTACCACATCGTTTGCTTTCAACGCTTTTTACCGCGATGTGCTCAACGAGACAGGTGCTGTTGATCGAATTCGGTCTACTCTGGGGGCATCAACCTATTCTCAGCTTTTTGATATCGTGAAATTGTATCAAGGCAGTGAGATGACATTGAAGTTCACTAACCATATCGGTGGCAGCGCTGACGACGATATCAATATGTACACCGGGCGGGTGATCAACAACAACCATATGACGACGGTGGTTACCCCAACAGGCTCGGTGTTCTCTGGCGGCACGGATCTGTTCGCAGCGGGTAATCCACGAGTTTTGCAACGCGCTGATACCACCAAAGCTATTGAGCTTAATAAGCAGATTGGTGTGCACAGTTGGGCTGAGGGTGATAAAACAGCCAAAGAATTCCCATACACCAATGAAAGCCATCGTAAGCAAGCGACCTACTTTAAAAAGGTGATGGGAGACAAAGGAATCGATTTTTATATCTTCACTTTAGATTCAGCTCCTGCCTCTGGTGAACACTGGGTGACTAAGGCCGATTCAGATAGATACGGTTTCATCACTCGTATTGAGTAG
- a CDS encoding diaminopropionate ammonia-lyase, with amino-acid sequence MQLLAGTLTHYANPQAHPELEYSSEQLEILSVASSEQAIKDISQWPGYSVTPLHELNRISAEIGVNKFWYKDESQRFGLKSFKALGGAYAVARQLQIEIANRYGKNPTISELLNGEWKSEVAEIVVSCATDGNHGRSVAWGAQMFGCGCVIYIHRDVSEGRKQAMEAFGAEVVRITGNYDESVRLADSEAKAQNRVIVSDTSYEGYMEIPKDVALGYTVMLAEIVEQLDGEIPTHVFVQGGVGGLASAVCGYFWDLWGSDRPRFVIVEPEQANCLQKSAQAGKPVVVTGDLETLMAGLACGEVSSLAWTILQNGADDFMTLSEEAIPQAMCMLASGEYTEVAIEGGESAVPGFAAAIIAKKEPKFAEKLNLTENSRVLVIGTEGATDADLYQQIIDNKI; translated from the coding sequence ATGCAGTTACTGGCAGGCACTCTGACACACTATGCTAACCCTCAAGCACACCCTGAATTGGAGTACTCAAGTGAGCAACTTGAGATTCTGAGTGTTGCGAGTTCTGAGCAGGCAATTAAGGACATTTCACAATGGCCGGGTTATTCCGTCACTCCCTTGCATGAATTGAATCGTATTTCTGCTGAGATCGGCGTAAACAAGTTTTGGTATAAAGATGAATCGCAGCGTTTTGGCCTAAAGAGTTTTAAAGCACTGGGCGGCGCGTATGCTGTTGCCCGTCAGCTTCAGATTGAGATCGCCAACCGTTATGGGAAGAATCCAACCATCAGTGAGCTGCTCAACGGGGAATGGAAATCAGAAGTCGCTGAAATCGTTGTCAGCTGTGCGACAGACGGAAACCATGGTCGCTCCGTCGCATGGGGTGCACAAATGTTTGGTTGTGGTTGTGTTATCTACATTCACCGTGACGTATCGGAAGGCCGCAAGCAAGCGATGGAAGCGTTCGGCGCAGAAGTGGTACGCATTACCGGTAACTACGATGAATCTGTTCGTTTGGCCGACTCAGAAGCTAAAGCGCAAAATCGCGTGATTGTATCGGATACCTCTTATGAAGGTTACATGGAAATTCCGAAAGATGTGGCACTTGGCTACACTGTTATGTTGGCTGAAATTGTCGAGCAACTTGATGGTGAAATCCCAACCCATGTCTTTGTTCAAGGGGGAGTGGGTGGTCTAGCTTCAGCAGTTTGCGGCTACTTCTGGGATCTGTGGGGCTCCGATCGCCCACGCTTTGTAATTGTCGAACCTGAGCAGGCTAACTGCTTACAGAAGAGTGCTCAAGCGGGCAAGCCCGTGGTAGTTACAGGCGATCTAGAGACACTGATGGCAGGGCTCGCATGCGGTGAGGTTTCAAGCTTGGCGTGGACAATTCTACAAAATGGCGCGGATGACTTTATGACGCTGAGCGAAGAGGCCATTCCGCAAGCGATGTGTATGTTGGCGAGTGGGGAATATACGGAAGTGGCGATTGAAGGTGGTGAGTCTGCGGTTCCTGGTTTTGCTGCTGCGATCATCGCTAAAAAAGAACCGAAATTCGCTGAAAAATTGAATTTAACTGAAAACAGTCGAGTGTTGGTTATTGGTACTGAAGGAGCAACTGACGCGGATCTCTACCAACAAATCATCGACAACAAAATCTAA
- a CDS encoding Lrp/AsnC family transcriptional regulator has product MAQQPEMTVDSFDRKILNIVQDSNRATSDNIAEKVGLSPAAVQRRLKRMRTQGVIQADVSVINPKAVGHAMTFIVQVTLERERVDLMHNFKKEMSANRSVQQCYYVTGSSDFILIVTAADMEGYDNFTREAFFDNANIKSFQTNVVMDNVKVGLTIPIDEQRD; this is encoded by the coding sequence ATGGCACAGCAACCGGAAATGACGGTCGACAGTTTTGACAGAAAGATCCTCAACATCGTACAAGACTCAAATCGAGCAACTTCGGACAACATCGCAGAAAAAGTGGGGCTCTCTCCCGCGGCCGTTCAACGGCGTTTAAAACGCATGCGAACTCAAGGGGTCATTCAAGCGGATGTCTCGGTCATCAATCCAAAAGCGGTAGGGCATGCGATGACTTTTATCGTCCAAGTGACCTTGGAGCGTGAACGCGTTGATTTGATGCATAACTTCAAAAAAGAGATGAGTGCCAATCGTTCTGTACAGCAGTGCTACTACGTGACGGGCAGTTCTGACTTTATCTTGATCGTCACTGCAGCAGATATGGAGGGGTATGACAATTTTACTCGTGAGGCTTTCTTCGATAATGCCAACATCAAAAGCTTTCAAACCAATGTGGTGATGGATAACGTCAAAGTCGGCCTGACAATTCCGATTGATGAGCAACGTGATTGA
- a CDS encoding Asp/Glu racemase — translation MRSGIATLQSELEALAPAGRVGVIALATDFNIERDLAQLYPSDVQSFTSRVRNYNPLTIDNLRRMEPGIADCADTILPGTELDVVIYACTSGTIAIGSERITQLIHQSRPNAAVTNPVAAALAAFDSFKAKRISVLTPYTEAVNQDVAAFFDSQGIEVLSIAGFGFEDDTAMTFISPQDIKQAAIEVCDPNADLLFISCTALRAASVIEFIEAQLDKPVVSSNQVLAWHSLQLMNYPIPIKGFGALLEHHLKPSSDNCRRSQSL, via the coding sequence ATGAGATCTGGAATCGCTACTTTACAGTCTGAATTAGAAGCATTAGCACCAGCAGGACGCGTCGGTGTGATCGCGTTAGCAACCGACTTTAATATTGAGCGAGATCTCGCCCAACTGTATCCAAGTGATGTGCAATCTTTTACTAGCCGTGTTCGAAATTACAATCCTTTGACCATTGATAATTTACGCAGAATGGAGCCGGGAATTGCCGATTGTGCCGATACTATCTTACCGGGCACAGAGTTGGATGTGGTGATTTACGCTTGCACCTCCGGCACCATAGCGATTGGCAGCGAGCGAATTACTCAACTCATTCATCAGTCTCGCCCAAACGCTGCGGTAACGAATCCGGTGGCCGCTGCCTTAGCGGCTTTCGACAGCTTTAAAGCTAAGCGCATCTCGGTATTAACGCCTTATACCGAAGCTGTGAATCAAGACGTGGCCGCATTTTTTGACTCGCAAGGCATTGAGGTGTTGAGCATTGCTGGCTTCGGCTTTGAAGATGACACCGCGATGACGTTCATTTCACCACAGGACATTAAACAAGCCGCGATTGAAGTCTGTGATCCGAATGCCGATTTACTGTTTATCTCTTGTACTGCATTACGTGCTGCATCAGTCATCGAATTCATTGAAGCGCAATTAGATAAACCTGTTGTGAGCAGCAATCAGGTGCTGGCTTGGCACTCACTTCAGTTGATGAACTACCCCATACCCATTAAAGGCTTTGGTGCACTACTAGAGCACCATCTTAAGCCATCCTCAGATAATTGCCGAAGGTCGCAGTCGTTGTAA
- a CDS encoding M20 aminoacylase family protein: protein MSSTFSIKPDQLSSQLIQSMTEWRQHLHRFPECGFDVNLTSDFIANQLHSFGIEVVRNIGKTGLVGILRSGSSEVSIGLRADMDALHIHEQNSFAHCSQHDGKMHACGHDGHSAMLLGAASYLAENLLAGNPTFDGTVYFIFQPDEEHGCGAQAMIDDGLFERFSIDEVYGVHNFPGLAEGELMVRPGSLMASESSFEITINGVGGHAALPHQGVDPLVVGSQVILGLQTIVSRNLSAIHDTAVVSATEFITDGTVNVIPTQVIIKGDCRCFTESSLDRIKQSMERIVAGICQAAGATYEFEFINTFYPTINSELQTQYSVAAAQKVLGVENVNDACDPLTISEDFSSMLRVKPGCYVLLGNGTESVGGCALHNPKYDFNDGILKLGASYWIQLVNDRLARSI from the coding sequence ATGTCGTCTACTTTCTCGATAAAACCAGACCAATTGTCTTCGCAACTTATTCAAAGCATGACGGAATGGCGTCAACACTTACATCGCTTTCCTGAATGCGGCTTTGACGTGAATCTCACCTCTGATTTCATCGCCAATCAACTACACAGTTTTGGTATAGAGGTGGTGCGTAACATCGGTAAAACAGGATTAGTGGGGATACTTCGTTCGGGATCAAGTGAAGTGAGTATTGGCCTAAGAGCTGATATGGATGCTCTGCATATTCATGAACAAAACAGCTTCGCACATTGCTCACAACACGATGGAAAGATGCACGCTTGTGGCCACGATGGACACTCTGCAATGCTGCTTGGCGCAGCAAGTTATTTAGCCGAAAACCTATTGGCAGGGAACCCAACCTTCGATGGCACGGTGTATTTCATTTTTCAACCCGATGAAGAGCATGGCTGTGGCGCGCAAGCGATGATTGATGATGGCTTGTTTGAGCGATTCTCGATTGATGAAGTGTATGGCGTGCATAACTTTCCCGGTTTAGCGGAAGGTGAATTGATGGTTCGTCCTGGATCATTAATGGCCAGTGAGAGCAGCTTTGAGATCACGATCAACGGTGTGGGTGGGCATGCCGCTCTGCCGCATCAAGGGGTCGATCCTCTAGTCGTTGGCTCGCAAGTAATCCTTGGCCTGCAAACCATCGTCTCTCGCAATCTTAGTGCGATCCACGATACGGCTGTAGTCTCTGCGACCGAGTTTATTACAGACGGCACGGTTAACGTCATCCCGACTCAAGTGATTATTAAGGGAGATTGCCGTTGTTTTACTGAATCTTCTCTCGACCGAATCAAGCAAAGTATGGAGCGAATCGTGGCGGGCATTTGTCAGGCTGCAGGTGCGACCTACGAATTTGAGTTTATTAATACCTTCTATCCAACCATCAACAGTGAGCTACAAACCCAATATTCGGTTGCCGCCGCGCAGAAGGTGCTTGGTGTCGAGAACGTTAATGACGCCTGCGATCCACTGACAATTTCGGAAGATTTCTCAAGCATGTTGCGCGTTAAGCCGGGCTGCTATGTGCTGCTGGGTAATGGCACGGAATCGGTCGGTGGCTGCGCATTGCATAACCCAAAATACGACTTTAACGACGGCATCTTAAAGCTCGGTGCGAGCTACTGGATTCAGTTGGTGAACGACCGTTTAGCAAGATCAATTTAG